From the Rhea pennata isolate bPtePen1 chromosome 1, bPtePen1.pri, whole genome shotgun sequence genome, the window TGCTGCCAAGGAGCACAACCAGGAGAAATGGGGGTCTGCCCTCCAGAACAGCAGCTTGTTAACACAGGTTAGCTTTGCCACTGGCATGACTTCTTTTATCTAGGAGGTGAGTGGTAATAAATAACCACCGTGCATATTTAATAAGAAGTAAGATAGTCTGTCCCGTGACTACTGAGCCTTCCCTGGAAAAGGAAGACTTCCCTGAGCTGTTCTGTATGCAGAAATACCTTCATTTACACAGACCACGAGCCAGAAAATAGCACATGAAGACATGCAGGAGAGCAAGGCTGAAAGCCTAGTAATATCTGTGTTCAGCCAAGGTGTGGGCCATGCATCTCAAAGAGATTGGAGAGCCTCAGCCCAAATGCCATCCTGCCACAAGCATTCTGAATGAGAGCTTTTCAATCAATCATCAAAACTTCATCAGTTTCTGTGTTGAAAGGGGAGTAAAAAGGAGCTTATCAAACCAGCAAAATGACCAAACAGCAATCATCATTGTTGAGTTGGAGTGGATCTGGACTCTTTCTGGAGCTGATCAAACAAATCAAACTCCATTTTGTAGGGTGGGCGCTACAGATGGCAGAGCTGTTCTGTAATTGAAGTGAACTGGCTGCCACGTTTgatgagggctgcagggaagtCTCGCTGGCAGATaagtttttccaaagcaaaagcaagttCGAGAAGCTGGCCAAATGCTGCTGCCTGGTGGGACGGGACTGCCTGGGCTTGTTCATAATGTTTGACATGCCAAGAAAGCCTAAGGACAGCCACAGAGTCATGCTAGACAGCTAGCAAGGAGAAGCAAACGTGCTGCCTGGCAGGCAAGACTGCTCTAAGGCAGTCCGTCTCGGCTATTGACAGCTTCCTGCCCACAAAAGACATGCTAGCAAACTGTCTctccacaaaaaaaatggaCTGAAGGAGCTAGATAGGCAATGTGTACATAAACTTTTTATAACCCTCTTGTTAACAGCAATGATTTTTGTGCAGTAGCTTACCAAAGGATGCTTGGGGCTGATCTCTTCATTGCCTACATTTTCTCTCACTCCATCCTCTCCACCCCCTTGTTTCCTACCTTCCCCCTCTGCCTGTCACATTCCCTTAGATTGTGCCTTAGGTTGGGATTGGCAGAAGCCAAGATGATTCAGTCACTCCAGGTTTTGAAACAGCAAGACGTACCTGccagaaaatgtgtttatagACAGCGCGTAATTTTTCCAGAACATTTTGTTTGCCAATGTCTCGCCTGAATTCGATGAAAGCCTTATCATCACCCCAAGCCTTCGGAGTTCTCACTAGACTTGATGCATAGCTTTTGTTTACTGTGTGCATAGAaaaggctgtgtgtgtgtgtgtgtgtgtgtgtgtgtgtgtgtgtgtgtgtgtaagaggTTGAGTccataataacaaaaatatcttgTTACTAATCATAAGATTTGGAACAAGAGTGAAGGCCAACGCACGGACTTACTTAATAATGCAGTTCTGGAGGAGTGAGCTGTTTCATAATTGGGAGGAAAAGCCCCTCCCTGAGCTAGAAATAGGCTGTATGAGAAGACTGTTTCCTGCCTCTTAAAAGTATATCAGTGCTAGGCTACTGAGTGAGTCCATGACAAAAGGGTCTCAGTGCTGTAAACCTGCTGAAGAAACACAAGCGCAGCGTTGACCTCAGCTGCAAAGCCTGTTCTTTCCAAGGGGCTGTGTCAGATCAAGGGCCTGCTGTGACACAAGAAACAGCACAGGCTCATGACCCAACTAAAAAGGAGTGAAATTAAGGACCATCTCATTTCTTTTACCTTCCTCTCAGATCCTCTTTGCAAATAAACAGCACCTCAGAGCACAAGCCATGATCTATGTCTCTTCACTATTATAGTGAGGCCTATCTACCTCTGTATAGCAATAAGCGAAGGGGACCTACCTCTGGTAgaggcaaagcagcagcaggaggcctTTTGATCCTACTTCTCTGGGTCAGCTTTCCTCAAAACACCTTTCATACAGTAAGTTCATGTTTCTTCAACTGCTGTGTAATATTGTAACAGAGCAGCATTGGCAGCACTCAGCCTGTCCTGTCAGAAAACTAGAGGAATGCTCATATTTTCTCTAGAGAGATGAACAAAGAATCATAAAAGTAGCAAAAATGATATTTATGACTTTTATCATCTGTTTAAATGCTGTTGTACAGGACCACAAAACAAAAGGGACTAGGACTCAGTTTTATTTCAACatattataaaaaaattttttttttccataaaagagCTACATGTTCACAAGGAAGATGTACAAAATCAAGATAATTAATAAGAACATATTGGAATGGttgaggggaggaggagaagcatATTTATTCCCTGAGCTGGCATCCAAACTCAGGCAACAGAacagatagatagatacatAAGCACTTAGGTAATCAAagcaaacagactttttttttttgaactttcaCTTTCTagagtgttttaaaataataatacgTCTCTTAAGAGGCTGAAGAGCTGTCTATGAAGATGATGTGCTAAATAACACACAGGTGAGTCACCTgcaagaaatttttatttcttacacaGATGTGAAAAAAGCCAGTAATTGAGTATATAGATTAAGTAATACAAAACCAGTTTATGCTTAACCAGTGAGCTATTTTTGACAAGTAAACTTAATTAAATAGAGTCATGAAAAAACTGTTTATCCCACACTGATATAAACCAGCAGCAAGATAATTACGCTCAAATTTCCACATTTTGCCTCATAAAAAGACAGACTGAAACCTTGGAGCATGGTATTAAAGAACAAGTTTCAGAAGCACACATCAAAAATTCAAGATCTCATAGGCAACAGtctaattaattaataaaataattaagtttAATAATTGTATTATCCATTCCAGATTCCTTAAATAAACCATAGTATCTTTTTCACCATTTAATTCACACTGAGAATTAACCTTTTAATTTCACAATACTCACCTGTTGTACAGGCACAAAAGGAAACACTGCAAGTTATGCCTTCCACATACCTACCCAAATCCTGAAAAAAGGCGATATTATACACCGATACTTGTAACTAACTAGCATCCACATTACTTTGCATTTCACTAAATATCCTTTCAAATCACTCTGGTTTCCATCACCAGAACAAGATTTTTAGTTTCATAGATTCCTTGCAGGACAGCTTTAATCTCAGCAGCATCTCTGTTGTTTGGAAGCAGAAGATTCTGCAATCAAGAAGCTTTAAGTTTACTGCAGATTAGGtaaaaagctgctgtaaaaaaagtaaattaaaaaaataaatcagagctATAATAAACAGCATCTAAGAAAAAGTTTTAGGTTCAGTGAGACATTCGAATTTGTTGTCAGTTAGGTGACTTAAGGCTTTTCCCATGCATCCTTTTTTCAAGCAAAGCATTTGGAGTTCTGCCTGAAGAAATTATGCAGATGCAGGTGAGGCTCCTGCTTACCACATCCGAAGTAGGATTACCTAGTGAAACACTCTCTAGTGATGAGCACTGAGCTCCCCTTGTTCTAGATCAGTCTATGGATAACAGGAAACCAAAGCAAGACACTGTTGTCacccaaatatttttcctgtatggTACATACAGAAGAACCGCTTTTGCACTCCTACAGCACCTTCTgctatttaaaagtaaatacagaagttagtattttttcagtattcaaaACGTACAAGCAAGAATTCCTAGCTGTTTGGGGAACAGTGAATAAAATCTCCTGCTTTCCATAGTTCCTTTCATTGCCCAGGGATGGGAACAGCTACTTGAAGTGGACAGC encodes:
- the REP15 gene encoding LOW QUALITY PROTEIN: rab15 effector protein (The sequence of the model RefSeq protein was modified relative to this genomic sequence to represent the inferred CDS: inserted 4 bases in 2 codons; deleted 1 base in 1 codon; substituted 1 base at 1 genomic stop codon), producing the protein MEAKSLASELVRTTTSQKIAHEDMQESKAESLVISVFSQGVGHASQRXIGEPQPKCHPATSILNESFSINHQNFISFCVERGVKRSLSNQQNDQTAIIIVELEWIWTLSGADKQIKLHFVGWALQMAELFCNXSELAATFDEGCREVSLADKFFQSKSKFEKLAKCCCLVGRDCLGLFIMFDMPRKPKDSHRVMLDSXSKEKQTCCLAGKTALRQSVSAIDSFLPTKDMLANCLSTKKMD